A genomic window from Aquabacterium sp. OR-4 includes:
- a CDS encoding alpha/beta hydrolase: MRLPPIDRQFLRLSDERLLHFRAAGEPRPGEPPLILAHAGPGSSLGLVPLIRQLAAARRVIAPDMPGNGDSEPLPMAQPQLADYVDQMVELLDRLGLAQVDFCGQHTGAHIGCELALRHPARVRRLMLDGIALFEPALLAQMVAGYAPPVAPDEFGGHLAWAWHFVDGLYLHFPYHLRDPAHRLHRSAVPPAAVRHALVVDLLKALPSYHLAYQAVYAHPTAERLALLRHPTLLMAADGDPLGVYLDAAAALVPGSRQARMAREGRAAVMLDFVAG, from the coding sequence ATGCGCCTGCCACCGATCGATCGCCAGTTTCTGCGCCTGTCTGACGAGCGGCTGCTGCACTTTCGCGCGGCCGGCGAGCCGCGCCCCGGCGAACCGCCGCTGATCCTGGCCCACGCCGGGCCGGGTTCATCGCTCGGGCTGGTGCCGCTGATCAGGCAACTGGCCGCGGCGCGCCGTGTCATCGCGCCCGACATGCCCGGCAATGGCGACTCCGAGCCGCTGCCGATGGCGCAGCCGCAGCTGGCCGACTATGTGGATCAGATGGTCGAGCTGCTGGACCGCCTGGGCCTGGCCCAGGTGGATTTCTGCGGCCAGCACACCGGCGCGCACATCGGTTGTGAACTGGCATTGCGGCACCCTGCGCGGGTGCGGCGCCTGATGCTGGACGGCATCGCGCTGTTCGAGCCCGCGCTGCTGGCGCAGATGGTGGCCGGCTACGCCCCGCCGGTGGCGCCCGATGAGTTTGGCGGCCACCTGGCCTGGGCCTGGCACTTCGTGGACGGGCTGTATCTGCACTTCCCCTACCACCTGCGCGATCCGGCGCACCGCCTGCACCGCAGCGCCGTGCCGCCCGCCGCTGTGCGGCATGCGCTGGTGGTCGACCTGCTCAAGGCCTTGCCCAGCTACCACCTGGCCTACCAGGCCGTCTATGCCCACCCCACGGCCGAGCGCCTGGCGCTGTTGCGCCACCCCACCTTGCTGATGGCGGCCGATGGTGACCCGCTCGGCGTGTACCTGGACGCCGCGGCGGCCCTGGTGCCGGGCAGCCGGCAGGCGCGCATGGCGCGCGAGGGCAGGGCGGCGGTGATGCTGGACTTTGTGGCGGGGTAG
- a CDS encoding beta-glucosidase family protein — MSSRMTPQHRLRQTAILLVPALLGTPAALAQTREDADARAARVEAQMTDAERMSLLVGIMPIPFPGSKAVIPAGVPATAGYVPGVPRLGVPAQLATDAGLGIGNPNLSRPGDVATAMPASLALAASFDTGLAERVGATVAMEARAKGFNVLLAGGMNLARDPRNGRNFEYLGEDPWLAGVLAGHGIRAIQAQGVVSTIKHFALNGQETLRFYADSVIDEAPLRESELLAFQIGIEIGQPGAVMCAYNLVNGHKACGNEHLLNTVLKRDWGYKGWVMSDWGAVSSASFFNAGLDQQAGSQLDKEVWFGQPLQALVDAGQVSKARVSDAVRRMLRNLYALGIEQAYTPTPIGYPAHARVALEAAQAGIVLLKNDGVLPLAKEGAPSVLVVGGHADFGVMSGGGSSQVIPSNGKPRFVTGDAGDPSTMFSRQMLMPGSPLAALKAAMPQARVRFNSGYSADTAAAYAAKADLVIVFATKWEGEGHDSGSLALPQGQDELIAKLAAANPNTLVVLETGNPITMPWHREVRAIVQAWYPGQEGGQAIADVLTGAVNPAGRLPISFPQSLSQMPRSALPGIGLPERTPVQVVYAEGAQAGYRWFAKTGQTPLYAFGHGLSYTRFSHGAAWARNDQGITLGLTVSNDGSRAGADVPQAYLVERNGRKLQRLVAFQKVPLQPGQRQALSWRVDPRLLADFTAGGWTLPAGTYRFAFGKSAADLGPTVELRLPAMALKP; from the coding sequence ATGAGCTCCCGAATGACACCGCAGCACCGCCTGAGACAAACCGCCATCCTGCTGGTGCCCGCGCTGCTGGGCACACCGGCGGCCCTGGCCCAGACCCGCGAAGACGCCGATGCCCGCGCCGCGCGGGTCGAGGCGCAGATGACCGATGCCGAGCGCATGAGCCTGCTGGTGGGCATCATGCCGATCCCGTTTCCGGGCTCCAAGGCGGTGATCCCTGCGGGTGTGCCCGCCACGGCCGGCTATGTGCCCGGTGTGCCGCGCCTGGGCGTGCCCGCACAGCTGGCCACCGATGCCGGCCTGGGCATCGGCAACCCGAACCTGTCGCGGCCCGGCGATGTGGCCACGGCCATGCCGGCCAGCCTGGCCCTGGCGGCCTCGTTTGACACCGGGCTGGCCGAGCGCGTGGGCGCCACCGTGGCAATGGAGGCGCGTGCCAAGGGCTTCAACGTGCTGCTGGCCGGCGGCATGAACCTGGCCCGTGATCCGCGCAATGGCCGGAACTTCGAGTACCTGGGTGAAGACCCCTGGCTGGCCGGCGTGCTGGCCGGGCACGGCATCCGCGCCATCCAGGCGCAGGGCGTGGTGTCAACCATCAAGCACTTCGCGCTGAACGGGCAGGAGACGCTGCGCTTTTACGCCGACTCGGTGATCGACGAGGCCCCGCTGCGCGAAAGCGAACTGCTGGCCTTCCAGATCGGCATCGAGATCGGCCAGCCGGGCGCGGTGATGTGCGCCTACAACCTGGTCAACGGCCACAAGGCCTGCGGCAACGAGCACCTGCTCAACACCGTGCTCAAGCGCGACTGGGGCTACAAGGGCTGGGTCATGTCCGACTGGGGCGCGGTCAGTTCAGCCAGCTTCTTCAACGCGGGCCTGGATCAGCAGGCCGGCAGCCAGCTCGACAAGGAGGTCTGGTTCGGCCAGCCGCTGCAGGCCCTGGTCGATGCCGGCCAGGTGAGCAAGGCGCGTGTCTCGGATGCCGTGCGCCGGATGCTGCGCAACCTGTATGCGCTGGGCATCGAGCAGGCCTACACGCCCACGCCGATCGGCTACCCGGCCCATGCCCGGGTGGCGCTGGAAGCCGCCCAGGCCGGCATCGTGCTGCTGAAGAACGACGGCGTATTGCCGCTGGCGAAGGAGGGCGCGCCCAGCGTGCTGGTGGTCGGCGGTCATGCCGATTTCGGCGTGATGTCCGGTGGCGGCTCCAGCCAGGTGATCCCCAGCAACGGCAAGCCGAGGTTCGTGACCGGGGATGCAGGCGATCCGTCGACGATGTTCAGCCGCCAGATGCTGATGCCCGGTTCACCGCTGGCTGCGCTGAAGGCGGCGATGCCCCAGGCGCGGGTGCGCTTCAACTCGGGCTACTCGGCCGACACCGCGGCCGCCTACGCGGCCAAGGCCGACCTGGTGATCGTGTTCGCCACCAAGTGGGAAGGTGAGGGCCATGACTCGGGCAGTCTGGCCCTGCCCCAAGGGCAGGACGAGCTGATCGCCAAGCTGGCGGCCGCCAACCCGAACACGCTGGTGGTGCTGGAGACCGGCAACCCCATCACCATGCCCTGGCACCGCGAGGTGCGCGCCATCGTCCAGGCCTGGTACCCCGGCCAGGAGGGCGGGCAGGCCATTGCCGATGTGCTGACCGGCGCGGTCAACCCGGCCGGGCGCCTGCCCATCAGCTTTCCGCAGTCGCTGTCGCAGATGCCACGCAGCGCCTTGCCGGGCATCGGCCTGCCGGAGCGCACACCCGTGCAGGTGGTGTACGCCGAAGGGGCGCAGGCGGGCTACCGCTGGTTTGCCAAGACCGGGCAGACGCCGCTGTACGCCTTTGGCCACGGGCTCAGCTACACCCGCTTCAGCCATGGCGCAGCCTGGGCCCGCAACGACCAGGGCATCACGCTGGGCCTGACGGTCAGCAACGACGGGTCGCGCGCCGGTGCCGACGTGCCCCAGGCCTATCTGGTGGAACGCAACGGCCGCAAGCTGCAGCGCCTGGTGGCGTTTCAGAAGGTGCCGCTGCAGCCGGGGCAGCGGCAGGCACTGAGCTGGCGCGTCGACCCGCGCCTGCTGGCCGACTTCACCGCGGGTGGCTGGACGCTGCCCGCCGGCACCTACCGCTTTGCGTTCGGCAAGAGCGCGGCCGACCTGGGGCCGACGGTCGAGCTGCGCCTGCCGGCGATGGCGCTCAAGCCCTGA
- a CDS encoding c-type cytochrome yields MQKKSTRALLWTALVCAQIVAGAAQAQTGADAATLAKGKRLFMLCMACHATADGGPAKIGPALNGVVGRPAGGVPGFNYSADLKSQTFVWDEAQLNAWLLKPTAVVPGTTMAYAGMPDAADRKALIAFLGSLK; encoded by the coding sequence ATGCAGAAGAAGTCGACGCGGGCCCTGTTGTGGACCGCCCTGGTCTGCGCGCAGATCGTGGCCGGCGCCGCCCAGGCCCAGACCGGCGCCGATGCGGCGACGCTGGCCAAGGGCAAGCGCCTGTTCATGCTGTGCATGGCCTGCCATGCCACGGCGGACGGTGGCCCGGCCAAGATCGGCCCGGCACTGAACGGCGTGGTTGGCCGGCCGGCCGGCGGTGTGCCGGGCTTCAACTACTCGGCCGACCTGAAGAGCCAGACCTTTGTCTGGGACGAGGCCCAGCTCAATGCCTGGCTGCTCAAGCCCACGGCGGTGGTGCCCGGCACCACGATGGCCTATGCCGGCATGCCCGATGCGGCAGATCGCAAGGCGCTGATCGCCTTCCTGGGCAGCCTGAAGTGA
- a CDS encoding FAD-binding oxidoreductase, whose translation MSPLAPATVDVLPMLRAIVGDAHVHLDDALRALFSTDIGDRGTGKVSLVVAPGSVDELSRVVAASTAAGYAIAPRGAGLSYTAGYVPGAAHTVALDMRRMNQVLAINEQDMTVTVQAGCSWAQLLAALAPLGLRTPFWGPMSGMASTIGGGLSQLNAMLGAGQHGTSSESVVALTVVLADGRVLRTGARGADGQSPFYRHFGPDLAGLFCGDCGALGVKAEVTLRLMRMPAHEGSVAFSFKTGAALMAAMAEMARAGLAAETCAFDPGLTRVRMRRESMAGDMKKALAVVGKQKSLVKGLVEVGRMAMAGRSFIEADDYSLHLNAEGRCAEAVAFDLAEARRIAGSLGGSEIANTIAKVIRAQPFPPANSILGPDGERWLPIHGQVPLSKAAEVLAELQQVFAGMATEFQQHGVHTGFLFTSMSTNAMILEPVLYWPDERLPVHEAAIEAAHLARLPVLAPNPAAHAVALKAKAQVIAVFQRHGAGHYQIGRTYPYRASREPASWAFLEALKREVDPAGLMNPGVLGFDMPHPVQPA comes from the coding sequence ATGAGTCCCCTGGCCCCTGCCACCGTTGATGTTCTGCCGATGCTGCGTGCCATCGTCGGCGACGCGCATGTGCATCTGGACGACGCGCTGCGCGCGCTGTTCAGCACCGACATCGGCGACCGTGGCACCGGCAAGGTCAGCCTGGTGGTGGCCCCGGGCAGCGTCGACGAGCTGTCGCGGGTGGTTGCGGCATCCACCGCCGCCGGCTACGCCATCGCCCCGCGCGGGGCCGGCCTGAGCTACACCGCCGGCTATGTGCCCGGCGCGGCGCACACCGTGGCGCTGGACATGCGGCGCATGAACCAGGTGCTGGCCATCAACGAGCAGGACATGACGGTCACCGTGCAGGCCGGCTGCAGCTGGGCGCAGCTGCTGGCCGCCCTGGCGCCGCTGGGGCTGCGCACGCCGTTCTGGGGGCCGATGTCGGGCATGGCCTCCACCATCGGCGGCGGGCTCTCGCAGCTCAACGCCATGCTGGGCGCCGGCCAGCACGGCACCTCCAGCGAGAGCGTGGTGGCGCTGACCGTGGTGCTGGCCGATGGCCGCGTGCTGCGCACCGGCGCCCGCGGCGCCGATGGCCAGTCGCCGTTCTACCGGCACTTCGGCCCTGACCTGGCCGGCCTGTTCTGCGGCGACTGTGGCGCCCTGGGCGTGAAGGCCGAGGTCACCCTGCGCCTGATGCGCATGCCGGCCCATGAGGGCTCGGTGGCCTTCTCGTTCAAGACCGGTGCCGCGCTGATGGCGGCGATGGCCGAGATGGCACGCGCCGGCCTGGCCGCCGAGACCTGTGCCTTCGACCCGGGCCTGACCCGTGTGCGCATGCGCCGCGAGTCGATGGCCGGCGACATGAAGAAGGCGCTGGCCGTGGTGGGCAAGCAGAAGTCGCTGGTGAAGGGCCTGGTCGAGGTGGGCCGCATGGCGATGGCCGGCCGCAGCTTCATCGAGGCCGATGACTACTCGCTGCACCTCAATGCCGAGGGCCGCTGCGCCGAGGCCGTGGCCTTCGACCTGGCCGAGGCCCGTCGCATCGCCGGCTCGCTCGGCGGCAGCGAGATCGCCAACACCATTGCCAAGGTCATCCGGGCCCAGCCCTTCCCGCCGGCCAACAGCATCCTGGGGCCCGACGGCGAGCGCTGGCTGCCGATCCATGGCCAGGTGCCGCTGTCGAAGGCCGCCGAGGTGCTGGCCGAACTGCAGCAGGTCTTTGCCGGCATGGCGACCGAGTTTCAGCAGCATGGCGTGCACACCGGCTTCCTGTTCACCAGCATGTCGACCAACGCCATGATCCTGGAGCCGGTGCTGTACTGGCCCGACGAGCGCCTGCCGGTGCACGAGGCGGCGATCGAGGCAGCGCACCTGGCGCGTCTGCCGGTGCTGGCCCCCAACCCGGCCGCCCACGCGGTGGCGTTGAAGGCCAAGGCGCAGGTCATCGCCGTGTTCCAGCGCCACGGTGCCGGCCACTACCAGATCGGCCGCACCTACCCCTACCGTGCCAGCCGCGAGCCGGCGTCGTGGGCCTTCCTGGAGGCGCTCAAGCGCGAGGTGGACCCGGCCGGCCTGATGAACCCCGGCGTGCTGGGCTTCGACATGCCCCACCCGGTGCAGCCGGCATGA
- a CDS encoding zinc-binding dehydrogenase has product MSTYRALQLQRFAPTVRAATEVVSLPWRDPAPGEIAVRNLCCGVNGIFDTQIARNAVDYVRVALPSVMGVEALGVVQAVGADVEGFVPGDAVVTVRFRGGYREGNIGPAADFIPVAAATPEWLALASTGVSAWLALNHLGQAQAGETVAISAAAGGLGHLLVQLAKLRGCRVVAICGGPVKAAFVKSLGADRVIDYRAEPIGTALARDFGDALDLAIDTVGGSTFDALLDNLAPHGRLVVGGAAQDLDGKPEIVTGPRIVHKLYYKGASVRGFMNGLLTPHWAAARAALFPLYQAGQLRVALDAQRFCGVAQVPDAVEHLLSGQSMGKVVVELGQETHA; this is encoded by the coding sequence GTGAGCACCTATCGCGCCCTGCAACTGCAGCGCTTTGCGCCCACCGTGCGCGCCGCCACCGAGGTGGTCAGCCTGCCCTGGCGCGACCCGGCCCCGGGCGAGATTGCGGTGCGCAATCTGTGCTGCGGCGTCAACGGCATCTTCGACACCCAGATTGCCCGCAACGCCGTCGACTATGTGCGCGTGGCCCTGCCCAGCGTGATGGGTGTCGAGGCGCTGGGAGTGGTGCAGGCGGTGGGCGCCGATGTCGAGGGCTTCGTGCCAGGCGATGCGGTCGTCACTGTGCGCTTTCGCGGCGGCTACCGCGAAGGCAACATCGGCCCGGCCGCCGACTTCATCCCGGTGGCGGCCGCCACACCCGAGTGGCTGGCCCTGGCCTCCACCGGTGTCTCGGCCTGGCTGGCACTGAACCATCTGGGCCAGGCCCAGGCCGGCGAGACGGTAGCGATCTCGGCGGCGGCTGGGGGCCTGGGCCACCTGCTGGTGCAGCTGGCCAAGCTGCGCGGCTGCCGCGTGGTGGCGATCTGCGGCGGTCCGGTCAAGGCGGCCTTCGTCAAGAGCCTGGGCGCCGACCGGGTGATCGATTACAGGGCCGAGCCGATCGGCACCGCGCTGGCCCGTGACTTTGGCGATGCGCTGGACCTGGCCATCGACACCGTGGGGGGCAGTACCTTCGATGCGCTGCTGGACAACCTGGCACCGCATGGCCGCCTGGTGGTAGGCGGCGCCGCGCAAGACCTGGACGGCAAGCCTGAGATCGTGACCGGCCCGCGCATCGTGCACAAGCTTTACTACAAGGGCGCTTCGGTGCGCGGCTTCATGAACGGGCTGCTGACGCCGCACTGGGCCGCCGCGCGCGCGGCGCTCTTCCCGCTCTACCAAGCCGGGCAGTTGCGGGTGGCGCTCGACGCGCAGCGCTTCTGCGGCGTGGCGCAGGTTCCGGATGCCGTCGAGCACCTGCTGTCGGGCCAGTCGATGGGCAAGGTCGTGGTTGAACTGGGCCAGGAGACGCACGCATGA
- a CDS encoding alpha/beta fold hydrolase, whose protein sequence is MSSRLRICLSMCLSICALLGAPLFATAALAQPAAAPAAGAAAPATATSPFAQARFMQVAGGGGVPLNVVDQGDPAKPAVLFIHGFRQSTLSWSLQFGSDLAKRCRLVAFDLRGHGNSGSPWQPEAYHSSRPWADDVARVIQALGLDKPLIVGWSFGGNVAMDFAALYPDVPVAGYLLTGTAGGTAASPPPPAAPVNAPPRPSVSPDLALNIGAVEASIQLLFPNPALDKALLAQFAAAAMRVGPWVEQGVARRPRSGKPAVAQPVTFATGGKDPLVGPATVARLKDFFPQARLIDFPAAGHAVFLDEAVRFNALIDELHCGQAGS, encoded by the coding sequence ATGAGCAGCCGCCTTCGCATCTGCCTGAGCATGTGCCTGAGCATCTGCGCGCTGCTCGGCGCGCCGCTGTTCGCCACTGCCGCGCTGGCGCAGCCCGCAGCGGCCCCGGCAGCAGGCGCCGCAGCGCCAGCCACCGCCACATCGCCCTTCGCCCAGGCGCGCTTCATGCAGGTGGCGGGCGGTGGCGGTGTGCCGCTCAATGTGGTGGATCAGGGTGATCCGGCCAAGCCGGCGGTGCTGTTCATTCATGGCTTCCGGCAAAGCACCCTGAGCTGGTCGCTGCAGTTCGGATCCGACCTGGCCAAACGGTGCCGCCTGGTGGCGTTTGACCTGCGCGGGCATGGCAACTCGGGTTCGCCCTGGCAGCCGGAGGCCTACCACAGCAGCCGTCCCTGGGCCGATGACGTGGCGCGGGTGATCCAGGCGCTGGGCCTGGACAAGCCGCTGATCGTGGGCTGGTCCTTCGGGGGCAATGTGGCCATGGACTTCGCCGCGTTGTACCCGGATGTGCCGGTGGCCGGCTACCTGCTCACCGGCACCGCCGGTGGCACCGCGGCATCGCCACCGCCGCCAGCCGCACCGGTGAACGCGCCGCCGCGGCCGTCGGTCAGCCCTGACCTGGCCTTGAACATCGGCGCGGTCGAGGCATCGATCCAGCTGCTGTTTCCCAACCCTGCGCTGGACAAGGCGCTGCTGGCCCAGTTTGCGGCGGCGGCCATGCGTGTCGGGCCCTGGGTTGAACAGGGCGTGGCCCGGCGTCCGCGCAGCGGCAAGCCGGCCGTCGCGCAGCCTGTCACCTTTGCCACCGGCGGCAAAGACCCGTTGGTGGGCCCTGCCACCGTGGCCCGCCTGAAGGACTTCTTCCCGCAGGCCCGACTCATCGACTTTCCGGCTGCCGGACATGCCGTGTTCCTGGACGAGGCCGTGCGCTTCAACGCCCTGATCGACGAGCTTCACTGCGGCCAGGCCGGGTCCTGA
- a CDS encoding TonB-dependent receptor encodes MHSQYTRTVPPRFRRQALRQMVRAAWGAGLTAAALAPATSAWAQATAEASAAAQAAKPAADAASSGGVGTVYVTARKRAELQLDVPISVQTMSDKDLRAAGTTSVTELGATAGFSFTSAQSTGAYGRAAGMVTFRGLQGELGRPSDASGGVFVDGIAITGGISTLGMSDVARVEVLKGPQNAFFGRSTFGGAVNFITKNPASELRGTVNASMNHRGSSDVDASIEGPLVEGLLNGRITVASHNKVAESRATDGGALGAENSKSVGGALYFTPTDKLWVRLRGNFQSNDDSLPAVAYLAATGNTSCAGKTFSGQNKTGETVQYTPGTAYFCGSIPSLTTLGSSAINANTSIPAAAYNGFVNNTVNDPYLAKSPKLDHMGMRSEVTQASMQLGYQLPKSMDLAVNLGYNKAYTTSIFDLDKTGTANFYTAQITPTEDLTIDARLSTDASASLRGVVGVSHFKSSYVYSQLDYSPGFGGTTVGISSNFSNFDSDVPAIYGSLEYDFTKQITGSFETRYQRDKITSRTRAGVALENESSNWLPRMTLRYKPTANISMYANLAEGVQPLTVNGGYTSASAAGKALLATLVPGVNDFTPQPKLTSMEFGLKQRVSRDWQYAVAVYDQKWKNRLTGTSVFNPSSCGTTTGTTDCPLTASGAGIQAGNDARIRGIELSVDAQLGAQWSANAYVDYKRAKWTRYDASSQSVYGSYGVLALTGTAVSFDGNTLARVPDLQMSLNSTYRFSLNNGWKSFVRGDVTYVGKMWESDFNFAKTDGYSRFDVRWGFEKGSMSFDLFVKNLANDRSWTTVSRVPNLGISPLTSFANQGLTAIAQEARSVGVRASYSF; translated from the coding sequence ATGCATTCTCAATACACCCGCACCGTGCCCCCGCGCTTTCGCCGCCAGGCGCTGCGCCAGATGGTGCGCGCCGCCTGGGGGGCTGGCCTGACGGCAGCCGCCCTTGCCCCCGCGACCTCGGCCTGGGCGCAGGCAACGGCTGAGGCCTCGGCTGCGGCGCAGGCGGCCAAGCCGGCGGCGGACGCCGCTTCCAGCGGTGGCGTGGGCACGGTTTACGTCACGGCCCGCAAGCGCGCCGAGTTGCAGCTGGATGTGCCGATCTCGGTGCAGACCATGTCCGACAAGGACCTGCGCGCGGCAGGCACCACCTCGGTCACCGAGCTGGGCGCGACGGCGGGATTCAGTTTCACCTCGGCGCAGAGCACGGGCGCCTACGGCCGCGCGGCGGGCATGGTCACCTTCCGCGGCCTGCAGGGCGAACTGGGCCGTCCCAGCGATGCCTCGGGCGGCGTGTTCGTCGATGGCATTGCCATCACTGGCGGCATCTCCACGCTGGGCATGTCCGACGTGGCACGGGTCGAAGTTCTGAAGGGGCCGCAGAACGCGTTTTTCGGCCGCAGCACCTTCGGCGGTGCGGTGAACTTCATCACCAAGAACCCGGCGTCCGAGCTGCGTGGCACGGTCAACGCCAGCATGAACCACCGTGGCTCGTCGGATGTCGACGCCAGCATCGAGGGCCCGCTGGTCGAAGGCCTGCTGAACGGCCGCATCACGGTGGCCAGCCACAACAAGGTGGCCGAGAGCCGTGCCACCGATGGCGGTGCACTGGGCGCAGAGAACTCGAAGTCGGTGGGCGGTGCGCTGTACTTCACGCCGACGGACAAACTCTGGGTCCGCCTGCGCGGCAACTTCCAGAGCAATGACGACTCGCTGCCGGCGGTGGCCTACCTGGCGGCCACGGGCAACACCAGCTGCGCAGGCAAGACCTTCAGCGGCCAGAACAAGACCGGCGAGACCGTGCAGTACACGCCGGGCACCGCCTACTTCTGCGGCAGCATTCCCTCGCTGACCACGCTGGGCAGCAGCGCCATCAACGCCAACACCAGCATCCCGGCGGCGGCCTACAACGGCTTCGTCAACAACACGGTGAACGACCCCTACCTGGCCAAGTCGCCCAAGCTCGACCACATGGGCATGCGCAGCGAAGTGACCCAGGCCTCGATGCAGCTGGGCTACCAGCTGCCGAAGTCGATGGATCTGGCCGTCAACCTTGGCTACAACAAGGCCTACACCACCAGCATCTTCGACCTCGACAAGACCGGCACGGCCAACTTCTACACCGCGCAGATCACGCCCACCGAGGATCTGACGATCGACGCCCGCCTGTCCACCGACGCCTCGGCGTCGCTGCGCGGCGTGGTTGGCGTCAGCCACTTCAAGTCCAGCTACGTCTATTCGCAGCTCGACTACAGCCCGGGCTTCGGTGGCACGACGGTGGGCATCTCCAGCAACTTCAGCAACTTCGATTCCGACGTGCCGGCGATCTATGGCTCGCTGGAGTACGACTTCACCAAGCAGATCACCGGCTCGTTCGAAACCCGCTACCAGCGCGACAAGATCACCTCGCGCACCCGCGCCGGCGTAGCGCTTGAAAACGAGAGCAGCAACTGGCTGCCGCGCATGACCCTGCGCTACAAGCCGACGGCCAACATCTCGATGTATGCCAACCTGGCCGAGGGCGTGCAGCCGCTCACCGTCAACGGCGGCTACACCAGTGCCTCGGCGGCCGGCAAGGCCTTGCTGGCCACCCTGGTGCCTGGCGTCAATGACTTCACGCCGCAGCCCAAGCTGACCTCCATGGAGTTCGGCCTGAAGCAGCGCGTCAGCCGCGACTGGCAGTACGCCGTGGCCGTGTATGACCAGAAGTGGAAGAACCGGCTGACCGGCACCAGCGTCTTCAACCCGTCCAGCTGCGGCACCACCACGGGCACGACCGATTGCCCGCTGACGGCCTCGGGCGCCGGCATCCAGGCCGGCAACGACGCCCGCATTCGCGGCATCGAGCTGTCGGTCGATGCCCAGCTGGGCGCGCAGTGGTCGGCCAACGCCTATGTGGACTACAAGCGCGCCAAGTGGACCCGCTACGACGCGTCGTCGCAATCGGTCTACGGCAGCTACGGCGTGCTGGCCCTGACCGGCACGGCGGTGAGTTTCGACGGCAACACCCTGGCCCGGGTGCCGGATCTGCAGATGTCGCTGAACAGCACCTACCGCTTCAGCCTGAACAACGGCTGGAAGTCGTTCGTGCGCGGTGACGTCACCTACGTTGGCAAGATGTGGGAGAGCGACTTCAACTTCGCCAAGACCGACGGCTACAGCCGCTTCGATGTGCGCTGGGGCTTCGAGAAGGGCAGCATGTCCTTCGACCTGTTCGTCAAGAACCTGGCCAATGACCGCAGCTGGACCACCGTCTCGCGCGTGCCCAACCTGGGCATCTCGCCGCTGACCAGCTTCGCCAACCAGGGGCTGACGGCCATTGCCCAGGAAGCCCGCTCGGTCGGCGTGCGCGCAAGCTACAGTTTCTGA